The following are encoded in a window of Kitasatospora fiedleri genomic DNA:
- a CDS encoding IclR family transcriptional regulator → MTTESGAGTQAVERAMSLLLCFSDEDSELRISELCARTGLGQSTVSRMVASLDRLGFVVQDARTGLYRLGPTSVTLGSVALNSSPLFRAARQLAQNLAQSTGLGVNLAEFRDDQLFYLCNFEGARSPKNFTMAGRTAPLHATGMGKAVLADLDPDYVDAYYAAGRADGYTPHTLTDLAAMHTALAEVRSRGCATEVEELAFGRACVAAPIRGRAGNVVAALSLSGPLSELDLPHRQQEWALTVIEAADELSVGLGFSVTRAPQPRLPAATAEPAR, encoded by the coding sequence ATGACCACCGAATCCGGGGCCGGCACCCAGGCCGTCGAACGCGCCATGTCGCTGCTGCTCTGCTTCTCCGACGAGGACAGCGAACTGCGCATCTCCGAACTCTGCGCCCGCACCGGACTGGGCCAGTCCACCGTCTCCCGGATGGTCGCCTCGCTCGACCGGCTGGGCTTCGTCGTCCAGGACGCCCGCACCGGGCTCTACCGGCTCGGCCCGACCTCGGTGACGCTCGGCTCCGTCGCCCTCAACAGCTCCCCGCTGTTCCGCGCCGCCCGGCAGCTCGCCCAGAACCTCGCGCAGAGCACCGGGCTCGGCGTCAACCTCGCCGAGTTCCGCGACGACCAGCTGTTCTACCTGTGCAACTTCGAGGGCGCCCGCTCCCCGAAGAACTTCACCATGGCCGGGCGCACCGCCCCGCTGCACGCCACCGGCATGGGCAAGGCCGTCCTCGCCGACCTCGACCCGGACTACGTCGACGCCTACTACGCGGCCGGCCGGGCCGACGGCTACACCCCCCACACCCTCACCGACCTCGCCGCGATGCACACCGCGCTGGCCGAGGTCCGCAGTCGCGGCTGCGCCACCGAGGTCGAGGAACTCGCCTTCGGCCGGGCCTGCGTCGCCGCCCCCATCCGCGGCCGGGCCGGGAACGTGGTCGCGGCGCTGTCGCTGAGCGGCCCGCTCTCCGAACTCGACCTGCCCCACCGGCAGCAGGAGTGGGCGCTCACCGTGATCGAGGCCGCCGACGAACTCTCCGTCGGCCTCGGCTTCTCCGTCACCCGCGCCCCCCAGCCCCGGCTGCCGGCCGCCACCGCGGAGCCCGCGCGGTGA
- a CDS encoding SDR family NAD(P)-dependent oxidoreductase, with the protein MSRAVLLIGSSSPIGRAITEVFTRGGDRVVGVSVEPDPDPALADSLVLDAGTAEGADRAVARTVDLLGGLDVLVLAAAVMAPGRAHEIGPEQWRAALDNTLDTAFFPAAAALRVLPPGGAVVAVGSVNATLAAPWLPGYAAAKAGVEGLVRQLALDYGPRGVRVSAVAPGMIGNEHLPHVADGYPLGRVGRPEEVAHAVHFLAGATFVTGVVLPVDGGLSVASPAAFLRPDLRARLYDGA; encoded by the coding sequence GTGAGCCGGGCCGTGCTGCTGATCGGCAGCTCCTCCCCGATCGGACGGGCGATCACCGAGGTCTTCACCCGCGGCGGGGACCGGGTGGTCGGGGTCAGCGTCGAACCCGACCCCGACCCGGCGCTCGCCGACTCCCTGGTGCTGGACGCCGGCACCGCCGAGGGCGCGGACCGGGCGGTGGCCCGCACCGTCGACCTGCTCGGCGGCCTGGACGTGCTGGTCCTCGCGGCGGCCGTGATGGCGCCCGGCCGGGCGCACGAGATCGGCCCCGAGCAGTGGCGCGCCGCGCTCGACAACACCCTGGACACCGCGTTCTTCCCGGCCGCCGCCGCGCTGCGGGTGCTGCCCCCGGGCGGGGCGGTCGTCGCGGTCGGCTCGGTGAACGCGACGCTGGCCGCGCCGTGGCTGCCCGGGTACGCGGCGGCCAAGGCGGGCGTCGAGGGGCTGGTGCGCCAACTCGCCCTGGACTACGGGCCGCGCGGGGTGCGGGTCAGCGCGGTGGCGCCCGGGATGATCGGCAACGAGCACCTCCCGCACGTCGCCGACGGCTACCCGCTGGGCCGGGTCGGCCGCCCCGAGGAGGTCGCCCACGCGGTGCACTTCCTGGCGGGCGCGACCTTCGTCACCGGGGTGGTCCTCCCGGTCGACGGCGGCCTGTCCGTGGCCTCCCCCGCCGCCTTCCTCCGCCCCGACCTGCGCGCCCGCCTCTACGACGGCGCCTGA
- a CDS encoding SMP-30/gluconolactonase/LRE family protein produces the protein MNPPLRRAALPRTRLGECPRPDAATATLSWVDLVAGRLWRADARPDADEPLGAPVLLAEFPGETGCAVRAGDGADWLVALGGAIVHWRPGTPPAAAPVVAQVEADPGPARLNDGAVDPHGRLWVGSIGHRRPLEPVARLHRLGPDGTPAVLLDGMLAANGIGWSPDGTRAYVVDTGRRLVHRLRTDPSDPAAPPRPDGPPLPVPQGAPDGLAVDHEGCLWVALWDAAAVVRLAPDGTELRRVELPCSRPTACAFVGPHLVITTATVAGEDASGWTYTLDVGVGGPAARRAVLPAGG, from the coding sequence GTGAACCCGCCGCTGCGGCGCGCCGCCCTGCCCCGCACCCGCCTCGGCGAGTGCCCCCGGCCGGACGCCGCCACCGCCACCCTGAGCTGGGTCGACCTGGTGGCCGGACGCCTCTGGCGGGCCGACGCCCGCCCCGACGCGGACGAGCCGCTGGGCGCGCCCGTGCTGCTGGCCGAGTTCCCCGGCGAGACCGGCTGCGCGGTGCGGGCCGGGGACGGCGCGGACTGGCTGGTGGCGCTCGGCGGCGCGATCGTCCACTGGCGGCCCGGCACCCCGCCCGCCGCCGCCCCGGTCGTCGCGCAGGTGGAGGCCGACCCCGGCCCCGCCCGGCTCAACGACGGCGCCGTCGACCCGCACGGCCGCCTCTGGGTCGGCTCGATCGGCCACCGCCGCCCGCTCGAACCCGTCGCCCGCCTGCACCGGCTCGGGCCCGACGGGACGCCCGCCGTCCTGCTCGACGGCATGCTCGCCGCCAACGGCATCGGCTGGAGCCCCGACGGCACCCGGGCGTACGTGGTCGACACCGGCCGCCGCCTCGTCCACCGGCTGCGCACCGACCCGTCCGACCCGGCCGCCCCGCCCCGGCCCGACGGCCCCCCGCTGCCCGTCCCGCAGGGCGCGCCCGACGGCCTGGCCGTCGACCACGAGGGCTGCCTCTGGGTGGCGCTGTGGGACGCCGCGGCCGTGGTCCGGCTCGCCCCCGACGGCACCGAACTGCGCCGGGTGGAACTGCCCTGCTCCCGCCCCACCGCCTGCGCCTTCGTCGGTCCGCACCTGGTGATCACCACCGCCACCGTCGCCGGCGAGGACGCCTCCGGTTGGACGTACACCCTGGACGTCGGGGTCGGCGGCCCCGCGGCGCGCCGGGCGGTGCTCCCGGCCGGGGGCTGA
- a CDS encoding ABC transporter substrate-binding protein — translation MSFTPDTHRPLSRRGLLAGLGALGVLGTAGLTGCSTPAPTKSSAGGATEIGTINFYNNVLGEESQKAAWQAAVDGWQKKSGRSVKPVIYPYDQASTQLALAARSGDFAGVGQAGPWQVLVPTGILADVSDLAAGMSLPTRITDSLRIDGKLHYLPVNASGIGLVADGRIADEVGLRAGLGVEEFAAALERIKKQDAKLIPYAAVTKNPDLKDAVHWMWGWGSPVVTDDRKVTIGDAESVAAVTWYKQLQDAGLTKSGVARGDARILFARGQAVLYDDAPLARKFVTTNGGSAELASAVRPLQRPQAGGAPSFNRFWGSGLFCSSGKGEKTSKDFIAYVAGDLAAATALYQQSALAPADATVAARVPGLAQDTFQTLFRTEIADHSRAAAWDRLAAYAQIDTAIGDGVAAILAGQSQVQSGLNDLRKKVEDILAQNP, via the coding sequence ATGTCCTTCACCCCCGACACCCACCGGCCGCTGTCCCGCCGCGGCCTGCTCGCCGGCCTCGGCGCGCTCGGCGTCCTCGGCACCGCCGGCCTGACCGGCTGTTCGACGCCCGCCCCCACCAAGTCCTCGGCCGGCGGCGCCACCGAGATCGGCACCATCAACTTCTACAACAACGTCCTCGGGGAGGAGTCGCAGAAGGCCGCCTGGCAGGCCGCCGTCGACGGCTGGCAGAAGAAGTCCGGCCGGAGCGTCAAGCCGGTGATCTACCCGTACGACCAGGCGTCCACCCAACTCGCGCTGGCCGCGAGATCCGGCGACTTCGCCGGCGTCGGCCAGGCCGGGCCCTGGCAGGTGCTGGTGCCCACCGGCATCCTCGCCGACGTCTCCGACCTGGCCGCCGGGATGAGCCTGCCCACCCGGATCACCGACTCGCTGCGGATCGACGGCAAGCTGCACTACCTGCCGGTCAACGCCTCCGGCATCGGCCTGGTCGCCGACGGCCGGATCGCCGACGAGGTCGGCCTGCGGGCCGGGCTGGGCGTGGAGGAGTTCGCCGCCGCCCTGGAGCGGATCAAGAAGCAGGACGCCAAGCTCATCCCGTACGCCGCCGTCACCAAGAACCCCGACCTGAAGGACGCCGTCCACTGGATGTGGGGCTGGGGCAGCCCGGTGGTCACCGACGACCGCAAGGTCACCATCGGCGACGCCGAGTCGGTCGCCGCCGTCACCTGGTACAAGCAGCTCCAGGACGCCGGGCTGACCAAGTCCGGGGTGGCCCGCGGCGACGCGCGCATCCTGTTCGCCCGCGGCCAGGCGGTGCTGTACGACGACGCGCCGCTGGCCCGGAAGTTCGTCACCACCAACGGCGGCAGCGCCGAACTGGCCTCCGCCGTCCGCCCGTTGCAGCGGCCCCAGGCCGGGGGAGCGCCGTCCTTCAACCGGTTCTGGGGCAGCGGCCTGTTCTGCAGCTCCGGCAAGGGCGAGAAGACCAGCAAGGACTTCATCGCCTACGTCGCGGGCGACCTCGCCGCCGCCACCGCGCTGTACCAGCAGTCCGCCCTGGCCCCCGCCGACGCCACCGTCGCCGCCCGGGTCCCGGGCCTGGCCCAGGACACCTTCCAGACCCTGTTCCGCACCGAGATCGCCGACCACTCGCGGGCCGCGGCCTGGGACCGGCTCGCCGCCTACGCCCAGATCGACACCGCGATCGGCGACGGCGTCGCCGCGATCCTGGCCGGGCAGAGCCAGGTGCAGAGCGGCCTGAACGACCTGCGCAAGAAGGTCGAGGACATCCTCGCCCAGAACCCCTGA
- a CDS encoding mandelate racemase/muconate lactonizing enzyme family protein → MRITDVKTFILKQPTGPSGPADGAVGDDDPGYFTRPPWRSLYSARLETLLVRLTTDDGHQGWGEALAPVAPEVVGAIVDRMLGPWLTGRDPRAVRPLWDGMRDLMRERGHLTGHQADAMAALDIALWDLLGRTTGLSVAQLLGGAHRTEIPAYVSGLAEPTDERRAALAARLAAEGATTIKLAAGQGVEADLATYDAVAAAAPGVRIALDAHWVYSLADALRLGRELDRRGALFFEAPLAPEDIEGHRALAGRIATPVAVGECLRNRYEFRDWITRRALSVAQPDVARTGLTEATAIAALADAHHVPVAHHHSVGLGVALAAGLHASAATADCPFFEYQPTPLPYAQRVLRTSITAGPAGFTLPEGPGLGIEVDTETVERLAEES, encoded by the coding sequence TTGCGCATCACCGATGTGAAGACCTTCATCCTCAAACAGCCCACCGGACCGTCCGGCCCCGCGGACGGCGCGGTGGGGGACGACGACCCCGGCTACTTCACCCGCCCGCCGTGGCGCAGCCTCTACTCCGCCCGGCTGGAGACCCTGCTGGTCCGCCTCACCACCGACGACGGCCACCAGGGCTGGGGGGAGGCGCTCGCCCCCGTCGCCCCCGAGGTGGTCGGCGCGATCGTCGACCGGATGCTCGGCCCCTGGCTGACCGGCCGCGACCCGCGCGCCGTCCGGCCGCTCTGGGACGGCATGCGCGACCTGATGCGCGAACGCGGCCACCTGACCGGCCACCAGGCCGACGCGATGGCCGCCCTCGACATCGCCCTGTGGGACCTGCTCGGCCGCACCACCGGCCTGTCGGTCGCCCAACTCCTCGGCGGCGCCCACCGCACCGAGATCCCCGCGTACGTCTCCGGGCTGGCCGAGCCCACCGACGAGCGCCGCGCCGCCCTCGCCGCCCGGCTCGCCGCCGAGGGCGCCACCACGATCAAGCTGGCGGCCGGCCAGGGCGTGGAGGCCGACCTGGCCACCTACGACGCGGTGGCCGCCGCCGCGCCCGGCGTCCGGATCGCCCTGGACGCGCACTGGGTCTACTCGCTGGCCGACGCGCTGCGCCTGGGCCGCGAACTCGACCGGCGCGGCGCGCTGTTCTTCGAGGCCCCGCTCGCCCCGGAGGACATCGAGGGCCACCGCGCGCTGGCCGGCCGGATCGCCACCCCCGTCGCCGTCGGCGAGTGCCTGCGCAACCGCTACGAGTTCCGCGACTGGATCACCCGCCGCGCGCTGTCCGTCGCCCAGCCCGACGTGGCCCGCACCGGCCTCACCGAGGCCACCGCGATCGCCGCGCTGGCCGACGCCCACCACGTGCCGGTGGCCCACCACCACTCGGTGGGCCTCGGGGTCGCGCTGGCCGCCGGGCTGCACGCCTCCGCCGCCACCGCCGACTGCCCGTTCTTCGAGTACCAGCCCACCCCGCTGCCCTACGCGCAGCGCGTCCTGCGCACCTCGATCACCGCCGGACCGGCCGGTTTCACCCTGCCCGAGGGCCCCGGCCTGGGCATCGAGGTCGACACCGAGACCGTCGAACGACTCGCCGAGGAGAGCTGA
- a CDS encoding sugar kinase: protein MSGVLTVGETMAALRTAAPLRLGGPARLSVAGSESNVAIGLARLGHEAHWLGAVGADQPGELVLRTLRAEGVGLRYARTAPGAPTGFIAFDRAAHDTTRVSYHRTGSAGSTLTAAETAAAVASCAPELVHLTGITPALSATARAATLAAARTARAAGARVTLDVNYRARLWSRDEAAAVLGELLPWVHTVFASEDELDLLTPAADPVPDLLARGAAEVVVTAGAAGAHAHTPDGSRSLAALPVTVADSIGAGDAFVAGYLSAALDGLPTEDRLARGVTAGAFCVGGHGDWESLPTRADLALLARGGGTALR, encoded by the coding sequence ATGAGCGGCGTGCTGACCGTCGGCGAGACCATGGCCGCCCTGCGCACCGCCGCCCCGCTGCGGCTCGGCGGCCCCGCCCGGCTCTCCGTCGCCGGCTCGGAGAGCAACGTCGCCATCGGCCTGGCCCGGCTCGGCCACGAGGCGCACTGGCTCGGCGCGGTCGGCGCCGACCAGCCCGGCGAACTCGTCCTGCGCACCCTGCGAGCCGAAGGCGTCGGCCTGCGGTACGCCCGCACCGCGCCCGGGGCGCCCACCGGCTTCATCGCCTTCGACCGGGCCGCGCACGACACCACCCGGGTCAGCTACCACCGCACCGGCTCCGCCGGGTCCACCCTCACCGCCGCCGAGACCGCCGCCGCCGTCGCCTCCTGCGCCCCCGAACTGGTGCACCTCACCGGCATCACCCCGGCGCTGTCCGCCACCGCCCGGGCCGCGACCCTGGCCGCCGCCCGCACCGCCCGGGCCGCCGGCGCCCGGGTCACCCTCGACGTCAACTACCGGGCCCGGCTGTGGAGTCGGGACGAGGCCGCCGCCGTGCTGGGCGAACTGCTGCCGTGGGTGCACACCGTCTTCGCCTCCGAGGACGAACTCGACCTCCTCACCCCCGCCGCCGACCCCGTCCCCGACCTGCTGGCCCGGGGCGCGGCCGAGGTGGTCGTCACCGCCGGAGCGGCCGGGGCGCACGCGCACACCCCCGACGGCAGCCGCTCGCTGGCCGCCCTGCCGGTCACGGTGGCCGACAGCATCGGCGCGGGCGACGCCTTCGTCGCCGGCTACCTCTCCGCCGCGCTCGACGGACTGCCGACGGAGGACCGCCTCGCCCGCGGCGTCACCGCCGGAGCCTTCTGCGTCGGCGGCCACGGCGACTGGGAGTCCCTGCCCACCCGCGCCGACCTGGCGCTCCTCGCCCGCGGCGGGGGCACCGCCCTGCGCTGA